From Vigna unguiculata cultivar IT97K-499-35 chromosome 5, ASM411807v1, whole genome shotgun sequence, the proteins below share one genomic window:
- the LOC114183008 gene encoding S-protein homolog 20-like translates to MNGCDEMFIYREGVKRRSGRRWKKMSSSGRSVSVVWVVMLILSMVKNGMGEKVVVRATNSLGENVNLDIECTVDEGPPITLIPGTSHQWNYFFDKEFICFFQWFGAQSSGYHSFDMFVKSRDKASNLSWFIKPDGPCRVAPDGSSLCFRWKT, encoded by the coding sequence ATGAATGGTTGTGATGAGATGTTTATATATAGAGAGGGTGTAAAGAGAAGAAGTGGTAGAAGGTGGAAGAAAATGAGTTCATCTGGTAGAAGTGTGTCAGTGGTGTGGGTGGTTATGTTGATATTATCAATGGTGAAGAATGGTATGGGAGAGAAAGTTGTGGTTAGGGCTACGAATTCTTTGGGAGAAAATGTGAACTTAGACATTGAATGCACGGTTGATGAAGGTCCACCCATTACTCTCATCCCTGGAACTTCTCATCAATGGAACTATTTCTTTGATAAGGAATTCATATGTTTCTTTCAGTGGTTTGGTGCACAAAGCTCCGGCTATCACTCATTTGATATGTTCGTAAAATCTAGGGATAAGGCTTCCAACCTTTCGTGGTTTATAAAACCAGATGGACCATGTAGGGTTGCACCTGATGGATCCTCTCTTTGCTTTCGCTGGAAAACTTAg